In Arthrobacter sp. B3I9, the following are encoded in one genomic region:
- a CDS encoding VTT domain-containing protein, translating into MSDFAVSTIGGVGPVQPRLSSLLPDWLNPQVFLADPALAPWVVLLVCGIIFAETGLLIGFFLPGDSMLFTAGLLVATDTIKFNIWAFAALIIAAAIVGNQAGYLIGAKAGPAIFNRPDSKLFKRENVDSAHAFFEKHGGKALVLARFVPIIRTFVPVIVGVARMDKRKFFLYNVIGAVLWGGGVTLLGYLLGDKVPWVRENLDIIFVVIVLVSVIPIGIEVARGFIAKRQAEKYGTDAVEEFIEEHEPEEDRKTP; encoded by the coding sequence GGTGCAGCCACGCCTGTCCTCCCTCCTCCCCGACTGGCTCAACCCCCAGGTCTTCCTGGCCGACCCGGCGCTTGCGCCCTGGGTTGTGCTGCTGGTCTGCGGCATCATTTTCGCCGAAACGGGCCTGCTCATCGGGTTTTTCCTGCCGGGCGACTCCATGCTGTTCACGGCCGGACTCCTCGTCGCGACGGACACCATCAAGTTCAACATCTGGGCGTTCGCGGCCCTGATCATCGCCGCGGCGATCGTGGGCAACCAGGCCGGCTACCTGATCGGCGCCAAGGCCGGTCCGGCCATCTTCAACCGGCCCGATTCCAAGCTCTTCAAGCGCGAGAACGTCGACAGCGCGCACGCCTTCTTCGAAAAGCACGGCGGCAAGGCACTGGTCCTGGCCCGATTCGTCCCCATCATCCGGACGTTCGTCCCGGTGATCGTGGGCGTCGCCCGGATGGATAAGCGCAAGTTCTTCCTGTACAACGTCATCGGCGCCGTGCTCTGGGGCGGCGGCGTCACCCTGCTGGGCTACCTTCTCGGCGACAAGGTGCCGTGGGTGCGCGAAAACCTGGACATCATCTTCGTCGTCATCGTGCTGGTCTCGGTGATCCCCATCGGCATCGAGGTCGCCCGCGGCTTCATCGCCAAGCGCCAGGCCGAGAAGTACGGCACGGACGCCGTGGAAGAGTTCATCGAGGAGCACGAGCCCGAAGAAGACCGCAAGACCCCGTAA